The Anopheles coluzzii chromosome 2, AcolN3, whole genome shotgun sequence genome window below encodes:
- the LOC120953546 gene encoding opsin, ultraviolet-sensitive-like, giving the protein MGLVQLDNQTAYRPEALIGADQSGLRYLGWNVPPEELVHIPEHWLQFPEPEASLHYLLGLLYIAFTIFSLVGNGLVIWIFIAAKSLRTPSNVFVINLAICDFFMMAKTPIFIYNSFTKGFTLGNLGCQIFGFVGSLTGIGAGATNALIAYDRYNTITRPFEGRLTQTKAIIFICLIWAYTIPWGVLPLLEIWGRYVPEGFLTSCTFDYLSGTFDTRLFVASIFTFSYVLPMSLIIYYYSQIVSHVVNHEKSLREQAKKMNVESLRSNQNQKDASVEIRIAKAAITVCFLFVASWTPYAVLALIGAFGDKSLLTPGVTMFPACACKFVACLDPYVYAISHPRYRIELQKRLPWLAITETLPAENASTCTEQQDGNATTQS; this is encoded by the exons atgGGTCTTGTCCAGCTTGACAACCAGACCGCCTACCGACCGGAAGCACTGATTGGCGCGGACCAATCGGGCCTGCGCTATCTCGGCTGGAACGTGCCGCCGGAAGAGCTGGTGCACATCCCCGAGCACTGGCTGCAGTTTCCCGAGCCGGAAGCTTCCCTGCACTACCTGCTCGGGCTGCTGTACATCGCCTTCACCATCTTCTCACTCGTCGGCAATGGACTTGTCATTTGGATTTTCATCGC TGCGAAATCCTTACGGACACCCTCGAACGTGTTTGTGATTAATCTTGCCATCTGTGATTTCTTCATGATGGCCAAGACGCCGATCTTCATCTACAACTCGTTCACGAAAGGCTTCACGCTAGGGAACCTGGGTTGCCAGATTTTTGGCTTCGTCGGATCTCTTACCG GAATTGGAGCAGGTGCCACTAACGCGCTCATCGCTTACGATCG TTACAACACCATCACCCGCCCATTCGAGGGAAGGCTTACGCAGACGAAGGCCATCATCTTCATCTGCCTCATCTGGGCATACACCATTCCGTGGGGAGTCCTGCCGCTGCTGGAAATCTGGGGACGCTACGTACCCG AGGGCTTCCTTACCTCCTGCACCTTCGACTATCTGTCTGGCACGTTCGATACCCGCCTGTTCGTGGCCTCGATCTTTACCTTCAGCTACGTACTACCGATGAGTCTGATCATTTACTACTACAGCCAGATTGTGAGCCATGTCGTCAACCATGAGAAGTCGCTCCGCGAACAGGCCAAGAAGATGAACGTGGAGTCGCTGCGGTCGAACCAAAACCAGAAGGACGCCTCGGTCGAGATCCGAATTGCGAAGGCCGCCATCACCGTTTGCTTCCTGTTCGTTGCCTCGTGGACACCGTACGCCGTGCTGGCGCTGATCGGAGCGTTCGGTGACAAGAGCCTGCTAACGCCGGGCGTCACCATGTTCCCCGCCTGTGCCTGCAAGTTTGTCGCCTGCCTAGACCCGTACGTGTACGCCATCAGCCACCCGAGATACCGTATCGAGCTGCAGAAGCGTCTACCCTGGCTGGCGATTACGGAAACGCTACCGGCAGAGAACGCCTCGACCTGCACGGAGCAGCAGGACGGCAACGCTACTACGCAATCTTAA
- the LOC120953548 gene encoding density-regulated protein homolog, whose protein sequence is MASEIPERLIIGPKEGVTYPLTVAYCGNCSMPLEYCEYYPDYEKCKQWLEKHLPDEFERMKMGATGGGGGGDKGGTGAGATSNAAGEPAGDGADDAKKPQKRGGKGMMKTKKAKDDVPKKITLSRSARGKRKSVTVVTGLATFDIDLKLAAKFFGTKFACGSSVTGDDEIVIQGDVKDELFDIIPEKWPEIDEDFIDDLGDQKR, encoded by the coding sequence ATGGCGTCCGAAATTCCCGAACGGCTAATCATCGGACCGAAGGAAGGTGTAACCTATCCGCTAACGGTAGCGTACTGTGGCAACTGCTCCATGCCGCTCGAGTACTGCGAGTACTACCCGGACTACGAAAAATGCAAACAGTGGCTGGAAAAGCATCTGCCGGATGAGTTCGAGCGCATGAAGATGGGTGCgacgggcggcggcggcggtggcgataAGGGTGGCACCGGCGCAGGTGCCACCTCGAACGCTGCCGGTGAACCGGCCGGGGATGGCGCGGACGACGCGAAGAAACCCCAGAAGCGCGGCGGCAAGGGCATgatgaaaacgaaaaaggCGAAGGACGACGTGCCGAAGAAGATAACGCTGTCCCGGTCGGCACGGGGCAAGCGGAAGTCCGTCACGGTGGTGACCGGTCTGGCGACGTTCGATATCGATCTCAAGCTGGCGGCCAAGTTTTTCGGCACCAAGTTTGCGTGCGGCTCGTCCGTCACCGGGGACGACGAGATCGTGATTCAGGGCGACGTTAAGGACGAGCTGTTTGACATCATCCCGGAAAAGTGGCCCGAAATTGATGAGGATTTCATCGACGATCTGGGCGATCAGAAGCGTtag
- the LOC120953547 gene encoding E3 ubiquitin-protein ligase sina, which translates to MLTVTAGTATHPSHTETAEQTAETTAATTTSTTTTTTMSNKLNNPKRREVTGSSSSNSSISSVGAGDSGISADLASLFECPVCFDYVLPPILQCQSGHLVCTSCRSKLTCCPTCRGSLGNIRNLAMEKVASNVKFPCKHSNHGCTVSLVYTEKAEHEEACEFRPYLCPCPGASCKWQGSLDYVMPHLMMSHKSITTLQGEDIVFLATDINLPGAVDWVMMQSCFGHHFMLVLEKQEKYDGHQQFYAIVQLIGSRKEAENFAYRLELNGNRRRLTWEAMPRSIHEGVASAILNSDCLVFDTSIAQLFADNGNLGINVTISVV; encoded by the coding sequence ATGCTGACGGTGACGGCTGGTACGGCTACACATCCGTCCCACACGGAAACAGCGGAGCAAACGGCAGagaccaccgccgccaccaccaccagcaccaccaccacaaccaccatgTCGAACAAGCTGAACAACCCGAAGCGCCGCGAGGTGACGGGCTCGTCGTCATCGAACAGCTCCATCTCGTCGGTCGGTGCCGGGGACAGTGGCATCTCGGCCGACCTGGCCTCACTGTTCGAGTGTCCGGTGTGCTTTGACTATGTGCTGCCCCCGATACTGCAGTGCCAGAGCGGCCATCTCGTCTGCACCAGCTGCCGCTCGAAGCTGACCTGCTGCCCGACCTGTCGCGGCTCGCTCGGCAACATCCGCAACCTGGCGATGGAGAAGGTGGCCTCGAACGTGAAGTTCCCCTGCAAACACTCCAACCACGGCTGCACCGTGTCGCTCGTCTACACGGAAAAGGCGGAGCACGAGGAGGCGTGCGAGTTCCGGCCGTACCTGTGCCCGTGTCCGGGCGCGTCCTGCAAGTGGCAGGGTTCGCTCGACTACGTGATGCCCCACCTGATGATGTCGCACAAGAGCATCACCACGCTGCAGGGCGAGGATATCGTGTTTCTGGCCACCGACATCAACCTGCCCGGTGCGGTCGACTGGGTGATGATGCAGTCCTGCTTCGGGCACCACTTCATGCTGGTGCTGGAGAAGCAGGAAAAGTACGACGGACATCAGCAGTTTTACGCGATCGTGCAGCTGATCGGATCGCGGAAGGAGGCGGAAAACTTTGCCTACCGATTAGAGCTGAACGGCAACAGGCGTCGGCTTACGTGGGAAGCGATGCCGCGCTCGATCCACGAAGGCGTGGCGAGCGCGATCCTTAACTCCGACTGTTTGGTGTTCGACACGTCGATTGCGCAGCTCTTTGCCGACAATGGTAATCTCGGCATCAATGTTACTATTTCCGTCGTttaa